GCCATCCGGCATGGAGAATGCCCAGGAAAGCTTCTCGGGGTAAAGAGTCCCTCCTTCCGGCGGCAGCGTCTGATCCTGGTAAATATACCGTAAATCCTTCGCCTCATAGAGAAGCCATTGGCGGAACTTGGGATGGGCGATGTTGATAAGCGCCAGGGCCCGCTCGCGGATGTTTTTCCCGTGCAGATATGAGATGCCATATTCAGTTACCACATAATGGACATCGCCGCGGGTGGTCACCACTCCCGCTCCCGGTGAGAGATAGGGCACAATACGGGAGATCGTGCCGTTTTGGGCGGTCGAAGGTAAGGCGATTATGGGACGGCCGCTGCGGGCAAGGGCTGAGCCCCGGATAAAATCCGCCTGTCCGCCGATTCCGGAGTAAAACTGGTGTCCCAGCGAATCTGCACAAACCTGTCCGGTCAGGTCAACCTCGAGAGCCGAGTTGATCGCCACCATGTTGTCGTTCCGGGATATGTTACGGGGATCGGAAACGTAATCGGTAGGGTAGAATTCAAACATCGGATTGTTGTCTATGGTATCGTAGAGACGTTTGGTGCCGATGCAGAACGCAGCGACGACTTTTCCCGGATGAAAGGTTTTCTGGCTGTTATTGATGACCCCGGCCTCGTAGAGGTCGATAATCCCATCCGAGAACATCTCTGAATGTACCCCGAGATTGCGTTTGTCCGAGAGATGTTTCAGCACCGCATTGGGGATTTTTCCGATGCCTGCCTGGATGGTCGATCCATTCGGAACGAGCCGTGAGACATAGTATCCAATCCGCTCGGCATCCTCGTCTGGCTCCTCCGGGAAGTATTCCATCACCGGTTCTGATTGTTCTACAACAGTGTCCAGATGTTCCACGCTGACAAAGCTGTCGCCCATGGTGCGCGGCATCTGGGGGTTAACCTGTGCGATGACATAGTCGGCGTTTTCCACCGCAGCCTTGACCGTTTCCACCGATATCCCCAGTGAACAGTTCCCGAAGGTATCCGGGGGAGTTACCTGAACCAGGGCCACATCGATGTGGAGCCTGCCGGTATTCATCAGTTTGGGAATTTCTGAAAGGAAAATCGGTGTGTAATCCGCGTCTCCCCGCACAACCGCTTCACGGGCCGCCCTGCCGATGAAATAGGTGTTGAGCCGGAACATGTGACGGTATTTGGGATCGGTGTAGGGAGGAGCGGGATTGAGGGAGATCAAGTGCAGAATTTCCGAATCGGAAAAATTCTGGGGAAAGCGGGTCATATTGTTTACCAGATATTGCGGCTCCGCGCATCCGGTGCCGATGAATATACGTTTCCCCGCTTTGATTTTCCGGAAAGCATTTTCAACGGAGCTTATTCTGCTTTCGTAAATTTTCTGCAGTCTTGGGATTTTCCATTCCATAGCTTGGCTTCTTGTTTGAAAGTTGAGCTTTGATCGTCTGAACCTTGATTT
The Candidatus Latescibacter sp. DNA segment above includes these coding regions:
- a CDS encoding GNAT family N-acetyltransferase, whose product is MEWKIPRLQKIYESRISSVENAFRKIKAGKRIFIGTGCAEPQYLVNNMTRFPQNFSDSEILHLISLNPAPPYTDPKYRHMFRLNTYFIGRAAREAVVRGDADYTPIFLSEIPKLMNTGRLHIDVALVQVTPPDTFGNCSLGISVETVKAAVENADYVIAQVNPQMPRTMGDSFVSVEHLDTVVEQSEPVMEYFPEEPDEDAERIGYYVSRLVPNGSTIQAGIGKIPNAVLKHLSDKRNLGVHSEMFSDGIIDLYEAGVINNSQKTFHPGKVVAAFCIGTKRLYDTIDNNPMFEFYPTDYVSDPRNISRNDNMVAINSALEVDLTGQVCADSLGHQFYSGIGGQADFIRGSALARSGRPIIALPSTAQNGTISRIVPYLSPGAGVVTTRGDVHYVVTEYGISYLHGKNIRERALALINIAHPKFRQWLLYEAKDLRYIYQDQTLPPEGGTLYPEKLSWAFSMPDGREIKFRPIKTTDEEILRQFFYNLREEDIYYRFMAAVKTLPHSKAQPLVVLDYEEKFAIAGYIGEEPDEQFVGVARWLLDRPTNMAEVAFTVHPDWQAGGIGFFMLSRLIEIAREKGISGFTAEVFASNRKMLNVFHKSGFNIHSQFEGGIYSLSFRFDEKA